One region of Solanum pennellii chromosome 6, SPENNV200 genomic DNA includes:
- the LOC114077594 gene encoding calmodulin-like protein 3: MDPVELNRIFQMFDRNGDGTITKKELNDSLQSLGIHIEDQELDHMIEKIDVNGDGYIDVDEFGTLYKSIMDDKDEEEDMREAFNVFDQNGDGYITVEELRSVLGSLGLKQGKTLEDCKRMIMKVDVDGDGMVDFKEFRQMMKGGGFSLT, encoded by the coding sequence ATGGACCCCGTAGAGCTAAATAGAATATTCCAAATGTTTGATCGTAATGGAGATGGAACGATAACGAAAAAAGAGCTCAACGACTCGTTACAAAGCTTGGGAATACACATTGAGGATCAAGAACTTGATCATATGATTGAAAAAATAGACGTAAATGGAGATGGATATATCGATGTAGATGAATTCGGGACATTGTATAAGTCAATCATGGACGACAAGGACGAAGAGGAGGATATGAGAGAAGCGTTCAACGTGTTTGATCAAAATGGCGATGGATATATAACCGTGGAAGAACTAAGGTCCGTTTTGGGATCATTAGGGTTGAAACAAGGTAAAACTTTGGAAGATTGTAAGAGAATGATCATGAAAGTCGACGTGGATGGTGATGGAATGGttgattttaaagaatttaGACAAATGATGAAAGGGGGTGGATTTTCAttaacatga
- the LOC107022522 gene encoding uncharacterized CRM domain-containing protein At3g25440, chloroplastic isoform X2 — protein MNSGRYYCTAGKAGETSNGGGNDAVAESSGEFKEDKIKRKKLKGKRQVVKWLKFFRWKKKKEFQRMTAEERILFKLRKARKKEERLVEALRKVEPKEIPEATHDPEILTPEEHFYFLKMGEKCKNYVPVGRRGIYQGVILNMHLHWKKHQTLKVVVKTFSPEEVKEIAVELARLSGGIVLDIQDDDTIIMYRGKNYSQPPTEIMSPRSTLSRKKALDKSKYRDSLRAVERYIPRLEQDLELLRLQAENKTDAPDKNQEAGFEKFQPEHRSDQQIEASDKLKRIMIENEEQSEENDSMVDTDICSDSEDLSDIFETDSEEEHEEKAEEPLYLDVFEKFPVQSNGDAQDFEEHLRQISSNSRKEKSPGEDVDTPGLDEVDKIILQATSLLKNQKR, from the exons ATGAATTCGGGCCGGTATTACTGTACGGCTGGAAAAGCTGGGGAAACGTCGAACGGCGGTGGGAATGATGCTGTTGCAGAGAGTTCCGGTGAGTTTAAAGAAGATAAAATCAAGAGGAAGAAACTGAAGGGTAAAAGACAGGTAGTGAAGTGGTTGAAGTTCTTCAggtggaagaagaagaaagagttcCAAAGAATGACAGCTGAAGAAAGAATccttttcaaattgaggaag GCACGGAAGAAAGAGGAGAGGCTTGTTGAAGCTCTTAGGAAGGTTGAGCCTAAGGAGATACCGGAGGCTACTCATGACCCAGAAATATTGACACCAGAAGAACACTTCTACTTCCTGAAAATGGGGGAGAAGTGCAAGAATTATGTACCAGTTGGAAGACGTGGGATATACCAGGGTGTGATCCTTAATATGCACTTGCATTGGAAGAAGCACCAAACTCTGAAAGTGGTGGTGAAAACCTTCTCTCCTGAGGAGGTTAAGGAAATAGCTGTAGAGCTTGCAAGATTAAGTGGTGGAATCGTTCTTGATATCCAGGATGATGACACCATTATAATGTACAGGGGAAAGAATTATTCTCAACCACCAACTGAGATAATGTCTCCAAGAAGTACTCTTTCCAGGAAAAAG GCCTTAGATAAATCTAAATACAGAGATTCCTTAAGAGCTGTTGAGAGATACATTCCACGGCTGGAGCAAGATCTTGAGCTGCTTCGGTTGCAAGCTGAAAATAAAACTGATGCTCCTGACAAAAATCAAGAGGCTGGCTTTGAGAAATTTCAGCCTGAACACCGTTCAGATCAGCAAATTGAGGCATCTGATAAGCTCAAACGGATAATGATTGAAAATGAAGAACAGAGTGAAGAAAATGATTCCATGGTAGATACAGATATATGCTCAGATTCTGAAGATCTTTCAGATATTTTTGAAACAGACTCTGAGGAAGAGCATGAAGAGAAAGCTGAAGAACCACTTTATTTGGATGTGTTTGAAAAGTTTCCAGTGCAAAGTAATGGAGATGCACAGGATTTCGAGGAGCATTTGCGTCAAATATCTTCTAACTCGAGGAAAGAGAAATCACCAGGTGAAGATGTCGACACACCAGGTCTTGATGAGGTTGATAAGATTATTCTGCAAGCTACATCACTTTTGAAGAATCAGAAGAGATGA
- the LOC107022682 gene encoding serine carboxypeptidase-like 20 gives MARKSIILEYSIVLTLLAFCFLVTEGAPQSALVTQIPGLNGTFNSKHYAGYVNLDESHGKNMFYYFIESEKNPSNDPVVLWLNGGPGCSSFDGFVYEHGPFNFELGKANGSLPILHNNPYSWSKVSNIIYLDSPVGVGLSYSKNKDDYNTGDLKTASETHSFLLKWFAIYPEFLKNPFYISGESYAGIYVPTLASEVVKGIDAKVEPVINFKGYLVGNGVTDEKIDGNALVPFQHGMGLISDKMFEDATTACKGVFYTPGSQNCTSLLLKITQTVMGLNIYDILEPCYHSPLSTKNSKLPMSFHKLGETERPLPVRTRMFGRAWPLNAPVKEGLVPSWPELLDNHHVFCTDDTVATAWLNNEDVRKAIHAEPATVTGPWELCKHLNFTHDAGSMLPYHKNLTTRGYRALIYSGDHDMCVPYTGSEKWTSSLGYAIVDEWRPWYTKDQIQGYVQVAGYTQGYANNLTFLTIKGAGHTVPEYKPRESLQFYDNWLQGKKI, from the exons ATGGCAAGAAAAAGCATTATTTTAGAGTATAGTATAGTATTAACATTGTTGGCATTTTGTTTTTTGGTAACAGAAGGGGCACCTCAGAGTGCATTGGTAACTCAAATCCCTGGCTTGAATGGCACTTTTAACTCAAAACATTATGCTGg GTATGTTAATTTAGATGAAAGCCATGGAAAGAATATGTTTTACTACTTTATTGAATCTGAAAAAAATCCATCCAATGATCCAGTTGTTCTTTGGCTTAATGGTGGACCTGGCTGTTCAAGTTTTGATGGATTTGTCTATGAGCATG GACCTTTTAATTTTGAGTTGGGGAAGGCAAATGGTAGTTTGCCTATTCTGCATAACAATCCATACAGTTGGTCTAAG GTTTCCAATATAATATATCTGGATTCTCCTGTTGGTGTTGGATTATCTTACTCGAAAAATAAAGATGACTATAATACAGGAGACTTAAAAACTGCATCCGAAACCCATTCGTTTCTCCTCAAG TGGTTTGCAATCTACCCGGAGTTCCTCAAGAACCCATTTTACATATCTGGAGAGTCTTATGCTGGAATATACGTGCCAACGCTGGCTTCTGAAGTAGTAAAAG GTATCGATGCTAAAGTAGAGCCCGTCATCAACTTTAAG GGTTATTTGGTGGGAAATGGCGTGACAGATGAGAAGATAGACGGTAATGCTCTTGTTCCATTTCAACATGGTATGGGCCTCATTTCAGACAAAATGTTCGAG GATGCAACTACTGCATGCAAAGGAGTCTTCTACACTCCAGGCAGTCAAAATTGTACATCGTTACTATTAAAAATTACTCAG ACAGTTATGGGACTAAACATTTATGACATACTAGAACCGTGTTACCACAGCCCCCTTAGCACCAAAAACTCAAAATTGCCAATGAGCTTTCATAAACTAGGCGAGACAGAAAGGCCTCTTCCTGTCAGAACTAGAATGTTTGGCCGTGCTTGGCCTTTGAATGCTCCAGTAAAAGAGGGACTTGTCCCATCTTGGCCAGAGCTTCTTGATAATCATCATGTCTTTTGCACT GACGATACTGTTGCTACTGCGTGGTTAAACAATGAAGATGTTCGTAAAGCAATTCATGCTGAACCA GCAACTGTGACAGGTCCTTGGGAGCTATGCAAACACTTAAACTTCACTCATGATGCTGGAAGCATGCTTCCGTATCACAAAAACCTCACAACTCGGGGATATAGGGCACTCATATACAG TGGAGATCACGATATGTGTGTACCATACACTGGTTCAGAAAAATGGACAAGTTCACTTGGATATGCAATCGTGGATGAATGGAGGCCTTGGTATACGAAAGACCAAATTCAAGG TTACGTACAAGTTGCAGG TTACACACAAGGTTATGCCAACAACCTTACTTTTCTGACTATTAAG GGAGCTGGACACACCGTGCCTGAATACAAACCACGAGAGTCGTTGCAGTTCTACGACAATTGGCTACAGGGCAAGAAAATTTGA
- the LOC107022522 gene encoding uncharacterized CRM domain-containing protein At3g25440, chloroplastic isoform X1 has protein sequence MLRRGFFFPATLGKSRQLQHLVCCRFIFEPVLSHSVPQQTSLLNAVCKVFERGVTVGPRLVVQKWDFGLMNSGRYYCTAGKAGETSNGGGNDAVAESSGEFKEDKIKRKKLKGKRQVVKWLKFFRWKKKKEFQRMTAEERILFKLRKARKKEERLVEALRKVEPKEIPEATHDPEILTPEEHFYFLKMGEKCKNYVPVGRRGIYQGVILNMHLHWKKHQTLKVVVKTFSPEEVKEIAVELARLSGGIVLDIQDDDTIIMYRGKNYSQPPTEIMSPRSTLSRKKALDKSKYRDSLRAVERYIPRLEQDLELLRLQAENKTDAPDKNQEAGFEKFQPEHRSDQQIEASDKLKRIMIENEEQSEENDSMVDTDICSDSEDLSDIFETDSEEEHEEKAEEPLYLDVFEKFPVQSNGDAQDFEEHLRQISSNSRKEKSPGEDVDTPGLDEVDKIILQATSLLKNQKR, from the exons ATGCTCCGGCGAGGTTTCTTCTTCCCGGCGACGCTCGGAAAATCACGGCAGCTACAACATCTCGTCTGCTGCCGTTTCATCTTCGAACCCGTTTTATCCCATTCTGTTCCCCAGCAAACCAG TCTCTTGAATGCAGTATGCAAGGTTTTTGAGAGAGGAGTTACTGTTGGGCCACGCTTAGTCGTACAAAAATGGGATTTTGGATTGATGAATTCGGGCCGGTATTACTGTACGGCTGGAAAAGCTGGGGAAACGTCGAACGGCGGTGGGAATGATGCTGTTGCAGAGAGTTCCGGTGAGTTTAAAGAAGATAAAATCAAGAGGAAGAAACTGAAGGGTAAAAGACAGGTAGTGAAGTGGTTGAAGTTCTTCAggtggaagaagaagaaagagttcCAAAGAATGACAGCTGAAGAAAGAATccttttcaaattgaggaag GCACGGAAGAAAGAGGAGAGGCTTGTTGAAGCTCTTAGGAAGGTTGAGCCTAAGGAGATACCGGAGGCTACTCATGACCCAGAAATATTGACACCAGAAGAACACTTCTACTTCCTGAAAATGGGGGAGAAGTGCAAGAATTATGTACCAGTTGGAAGACGTGGGATATACCAGGGTGTGATCCTTAATATGCACTTGCATTGGAAGAAGCACCAAACTCTGAAAGTGGTGGTGAAAACCTTCTCTCCTGAGGAGGTTAAGGAAATAGCTGTAGAGCTTGCAAGATTAAGTGGTGGAATCGTTCTTGATATCCAGGATGATGACACCATTATAATGTACAGGGGAAAGAATTATTCTCAACCACCAACTGAGATAATGTCTCCAAGAAGTACTCTTTCCAGGAAAAAG GCCTTAGATAAATCTAAATACAGAGATTCCTTAAGAGCTGTTGAGAGATACATTCCACGGCTGGAGCAAGATCTTGAGCTGCTTCGGTTGCAAGCTGAAAATAAAACTGATGCTCCTGACAAAAATCAAGAGGCTGGCTTTGAGAAATTTCAGCCTGAACACCGTTCAGATCAGCAAATTGAGGCATCTGATAAGCTCAAACGGATAATGATTGAAAATGAAGAACAGAGTGAAGAAAATGATTCCATGGTAGATACAGATATATGCTCAGATTCTGAAGATCTTTCAGATATTTTTGAAACAGACTCTGAGGAAGAGCATGAAGAGAAAGCTGAAGAACCACTTTATTTGGATGTGTTTGAAAAGTTTCCAGTGCAAAGTAATGGAGATGCACAGGATTTCGAGGAGCATTTGCGTCAAATATCTTCTAACTCGAGGAAAGAGAAATCACCAGGTGAAGATGTCGACACACCAGGTCTTGATGAGGTTGATAAGATTATTCTGCAAGCTACATCACTTTTGAAGAATCAGAAGAGATGA
- the LOC107021159 gene encoding uncharacterized protein LOC107021159 translates to MAVANLQRFASRIARNPSIFSITRSSASSCSSRSGSAKVADRIVKLFAVDPEGCKREIIGLSGQTLLKALTNHGLIDPDSHRLEDIDACSSECEVHIAQEWLEKLPKASYDEQYVLKRNSRARVLNKHSRLGCQVVLSPELQGMVVAIPEPKPWDIP, encoded by the coding sequence ATGGCAGTCGCTAATTTGCAGAGATTCGCCTCACGAATCGCACGAAACCCTTCGATTTTTTCTATTACTCGATCCTCCGCATCCTCATGTTCGTCCCGCTCCGGCTCCGCCAAAGTCGCCGATCGGATCGTCAAGCTCTTCGCCGTTGACCCTGAGGGCTGTAAACGGGAGATTATAGGTCTGTCGGGTCAAACTCTGCTCAAAGCTCTAACCAACCACGGGTTAATCGACCCGGATTCTCATCGCCTTGAAGACATTGATGCGTGTTCCTCCGAGTGTGAGGTGCACATTGCTCAAGAATGGCTCGAGAAGCTTCCAAAAGCTTCTTACGATGAGCAGTATGTGCTGAAGAGGAACTCTAGGGCTAGGGTTTTGAACAAGCATTCTAGGCTGGGTTGTCAGGTGGTCCTCTCACCGGAGCTTCAAGGAATGGTTGTGGCAATTCCTGAGCCTAAGCCATGGGATATCCCATAA